The Triticum aestivum cultivar Chinese Spring chromosome 5A, IWGSC CS RefSeq v2.1, whole genome shotgun sequence genomic sequence TATCTTCTTTTTCTTATCACCATGTCTCAGTTTTGATACTACCACATGTTCCCATTCCCAACGTGAAAACAATATTGCATTAGTGTTACTAGTCAAAACTCAATAGGCGACAGTTAAAATGAACGCTATATGAAATGTGTGTGCTTAACGAATATGCTTAATATCAGCCATCACCAATCAGGTGCCAGTTTTGTGACATTGTTTCAGTAAAAGCTTGCAAGTCACATAGATATGCTACATTTTAGGTTATGTCTATTTCCAACAGAAACAGATCCATCTGTGTTACTGCAATTAATACATGAAAtgaaggggctgtttggattgggCCCAATCTTGCCCTACCAAATAATTGGCATGACCAATTCCAGGGCATGACCAAAAAATTGGCAAGTCATGGCTGTTTGGATTGTAGCCATTAGTACTTGCCAATTTTTTGGCAAAACCATTGGATGTCATTTGGTTTGAAGCCAAATATTTGGCACCTTTCACTGGCATGTGTTTGGTTTggtttcaaaatttgaaaaatgcATGCCAGCCAATAAAAGAACACTTGTGTGTAAACAAGTATTCACATATCACATGCtacaaaaaaaaattgaattaaCCAAAAcacatacgcacacaaactatGCATTTCCAGAACTTCAGAATGACATAACTAAACTCATACATTAAGTAGCTCATATATTGTTTGATACATGATAGACAAAATAAGGTTCACATACTTTACCATACCATCTAGGACATAACAGCCAGCCATGCACCAAATGCACTCCATACAAACAGTACATGATGCACCCAAGTTCGCTGTATATAGACAAAATATGCATGACGATGTTATCCATGCTCCCACTAGGTGTTAAAGCGTTCCTAGCGATATAAACAAAAGGTTGCCACAAACTCTATCTAATCATGTGGCAATTCAGTGAGCAGCCGCAGATCCATCATTGCCACCTTCATGAAACTGAGGCTCAAAGTAGCTAATGACCCACTCTCGAAGAATTGTTTCATCGGCATAGTTAAGATAGCTACGGAAGATATCTTGGTCTGGCTTGGATAGATAGGCAACAATCTCAAGTTTATCCTTAGCTGGGATGGTAAGGGCATTGATCTGCTTCCAAAGATTTGCATAAGGATCTGCAGGTTGCATTGGATGCAAGGGATTCAGCTAGCTTCTTGATACTGGTTACCATATCATCATTAGATACCTTGCCCTTCTTGTTTGCTTTGCCCTTGGTTGGCTTCTTGGAAGGTGATGATGACACACACTTGCGCTTCTTGTTTAATGGATTGCCATCCAAGTCGACTTTAGGACTGTGACGGTCAATAGTGTCAGAGTCAGCTTCATCACTGTCTACTGGAATTAGATTTCCCTCAAGTTCCCTCACATCCTCGCTGTCATCACTAGCATCATCCACATTGACAGTGGTTTGGTCAACTGCGAGTGAGCCATCAGCATGAGATTGATCCAAGAATAACTCTTCCAATTGATGAAAGAACCTAATGGGTCTGGTATGATAATTGACTGCAGTTTTCTGCACACAAGGTAAGGTAAAAAGAGTAAAATAATGATGTAATGAACACAAAACATGAGAGAAGTTGCAGGTATAAAAAAACACAACAAGAGACAGTGAATATGAAGCATACATATATATAGACAATAGCAGCTATCCACTCATTTTTAGATCAGACCATGATATAAATAAGAGAAAAAAATAATAAGAACTTACATTGAGTCTTTGCTTTTCTGACTCAGAAAGTGTGAATGTGAAAGTGGTTCTGTCAAGGCCATTGCCACTATTGGCCATGGCACGACGCACCCAGCCCCACTTCTCCTTGCATTGACGATAGTGTCGATCCACTTGGGTTTGAGTGACACCAAGCGAAAACTTGCCATTTAGAGCATCAGCACATTGCAAGTGGTGTTGTTTCTTGAACTTGAAAGTTGCAGGTTTGTCCTTACGAAGGTCGATATACCATTCAAGCATAAACCTTGTCGCCTCGTCAGTCCAGGTTATGTACTTATCACCAGGATTGGAGTCCTCCTCGGTCTTCAGAGTGAGCTTATGCTTCCCCATGACCTACAGATAGGTCACCATTGcaaacaactactccctctgtcccagaatatataagaacgtttttgacactatgctagtgttaaaaacgttcttatattttgggacggagggagtagttattaagaAAGTGAGTTGGAAGCAAAAACCCTCAAAAAAATGTCAGCATACGAACATGAAGCATCACAGATCTAACTTATAGCAGGACAGAACTAAACTTATTTAATAGGACAGAGAGACCAGATTAAATTGAAATAAGTCAAACAATATTACGAGGATACGATAATTTACACAAAGTCATTAAAATAGAACACTACATCGTTCAATTTGCCCTCGCATGGAAATACATCGAAGGTACAGTACATCCTTCAAATGTTCCCTCACATGGAAATACATCAAAGGTACAGTACATCCTTCAAATGTTCCCTCACATGGAAATACATCAAAGGTATAGTACATCCTTCAAATGTTCCATCACATGGAAATACATCAAAGATACTAAGCTGGGATAGCATCAGCCTCATTGTCACGTGCACTCTCTCTATCTGTCCACATTTGCTGAGCGATTAAATCTCGCTTGGCAGCCCACTCACGTATGTCAGCCTCTTGATCACGAACCCGCCCACTACTCCTAGGGAGGTTGGCATACCATGTCGCCTCATCCACAACATAATCATCTGGACCATTTTCTAATATCCAATTGTGCAAAGCACAACAAGCAACTACCACTTTAATCTGAGATTTTATAGGTATGAAGGGCCTTTGAGTAAGAATCTTGAAGCGACTCTTAAGAGTCCCAAATGCCCGTTCAACTGTGGTCCTAAGTGATGAATGGCGGTGGTTGAACAATTCTTTTGGGGCAATTGGGTCACGGTCTCCAGCAAATTCATTTAGGTGGTAGCGCACACCACGATAAGGAGGTAATATCCCCGGCCTCGCAGCATACCCAGCATCAGCCAAGAAATATTTCCCTACAGTCATGTTGTATTAACAGTGAGTTAAAGTCAAGTTGGCACAACACAGTGACAAACATGTATGTTACGTTGTATATGTACCTTCGGGTATTTTTAATCCCCCTGGACGTGTGAGGGCATCTTTTAGCACAAGAGAATCATGGGCAGAGCCCTCCCAACCAGCTAGAACATATGTGAATCGAAGGTCGAAGTCAACAACTGCTAGCACATTTTGGGAGGGGTATGACTTGCGACCCCTAAACTCGTCGACCATGTGGGCAGGAACACAAGCCTTAACATGAGTGCCATCTAGTGCCCCTATGCATCCCTATGAATATGAGAAAGGGGAGTTCATGTCAAGCTTGGGTTAGGTCGATCTTGTATAATCAGTAATAAATCTACGGTCTAAGGGTTACCTCAAAATACGGGTAGAATCTGTCCGGGCTGCTAGTGATTTTTGTGTGTGTGTCCGTTGATCTAACGTAAATGAGATCACGAGCTAACTCCCCCATCGCACGAAGAACAATATTGAAATATCTGCTCACTGTTTCACTAGATCGCCAGAACCAAAATCCAATGGATGAATTTGTGTGATGCTGACCGATCTTGTATAGGAACATTGCTACTTGTTCCTCTACTGAAACATGTAGTGTATCACTTAACAACTTTTTCTGCCTGAGCCTAATGCATAGCTTGTAAAACACAGCTCGAGACATCCGCAGTTGCTTGATACATATTGCATCGGATATGTCAATTAGCCTAACCAGGACATTTAGTCCTGTAGATGTCTCTCTCAACTAGTGGACCATACTTTCTTCCTCCACTTCTAAATTTTCTATCATCTCTGTTTCTATACCAAAGAGCCAAGAGAAGAACAATGACATACAGAGTTCTCTGCCACAACATGGTGAGATAATAATATCTTTGCTGATCCAAGTCCATCTGAATCAATATAATAAGTACATTAATATGAATGATCTAAATCATATTTACATTGTACAAAATCAGAGCTGCTTATAACTAATAATACTGATGAGTAACTTATAAAAAGATCCACCTAAATCATTAACAAAAAATACAGATATGTGCTTGACTATTTGTGAATCAGAAATAAGAGACAGAGATAATAAGTCCCAATCAACAATTAATCATATATGTCCAGCCGGCTTCTAAGAAATTTATGGACAACAATGTTCTAAAAACAGAGGTCGTATGGACTCATAACTAGCTCTGTGTCAAATATCCTTCTCATGTCCTAATTTCTAGTGCCTTGGCTGCCTTTTCAAGACTTCACAGATGCTGCATATGGAGATCTAAGACTGGGAGCAGGGGCAAAGGGCATGGATTTGGTAGGCAAGTACTTAGATCTAGCAAGTATATACGTACGTGCAGCATATCACCAATTAAAATGGTCAGATTGAAGCAAATCATGCCAAGAGAAAAGGGGATCGGGGTGGGATTGAAGGGGATTTGAGCTGCTGACCGTGGTTGGATTGAGAGATGAGAACGAGAGACGGAGCAACGCCGGCGGCGGCCGGAGAAGCTCGTACTGTCGCAGGAATCCGGCGGCCTTGGCGATAGCTGCAGATCTTGCCCTCCGCTCGCTCCTGTGTGTTTGCCTGGGATGAGAAGAGGAAAGTGAAGGAACCGACGAGGAAATTTCGCTGCCTACCTTCTATACTCGGCGTTCAGTTCGCGCGCGACTTGATGCGGCCAATTTTTTGGCGGCTGATTTCCGCGCCGCCGTTTCGCCCGCGATTTGGAAAAAATTGATGCGGGCGCGCTGGGGCGAGCCAAAATTGGTCGTGATCCAAGTGGAGGCCAAAAGGGTCGTGCGTGACCAATATTTTGGTAAGGCAACTATTGGTAGTCATCCAAACAGCCCCGAATACTTACCACCCATTTGAATCCATTCACCCGCTTGAATGAATAGAAGTACTTTAGATGGTTTGTGCTACTGCTATCACCTATTCTGGAGCTAGCACCATTGTCCATACAAAATGAGTGTTGACATAACTTAGTCAAGCTAACATGATGGCTCATTAAACAAACACACAATATATTTTCCCCATTCAAAAGATGACCCACCGGTAGATGAACTAAGAATCTACCCAGCTTACAAAAGGTGATGGTAGAAAATGATAAGAAGCAGATAGAGCCTGTTGGTCTAAATCCATGCGGATATTTGCTACTTTTATGAATAGTCTTGTAGCTGTAGAGCATTGTGCTTTTTTATGCTTATTGTAAATTATTCCTTAATATTGTCTCAATGGGGATCGCACCTGATTACATGTTTCCATCATTTTGCGTTTTGCAGAGGGTTATGAACGTCTAGCACGTGCCCGACTTGGCATACCAGAAGTTGAAGAAGATATATTTGCAGACGCCACAGAGAGTGGCCCGACTACCACGTCCTTACTGGAGATGGACAGTGGTCCTTCAGCTGCCAATACCTCTGCGACAACTGCTATAGCAAATGATGATGATAATAACTTTGACATGTTTGGTGAAAATGACGACACTGATGTCAATCCTGATTCTGATGCAAAAACTTTAGATTCAGGTTCCAATCCCGAGCCAGTACCACAAGATGCTTCTGGAACCTCAGGTGCTGAAAGTAAGCTTTTATCTCAGTGAATTTCATGCTCTCTCCTTTTATTTTTTGTCAAGAATCATGTCTGTACTTGTTAGCAACTCTTTTGGTTATTCTTGCAGAGGTTGGTAATGGAAGTGCAGACTCAGATTATGTCTACGATCCATCGTCAGGGTAGGTTATAGATCTTACTTTATAGTAATTTGCTGCAGTTACACTCTAATTATATAATTTAGTTTTTCGTTACAGCAAGAGATATGTAGTTAGCAGCTGACTGTTGtactgttgatctcatcacttgcGTTGATTATACTCCCTTATTGGTTTTCATGCAGTTACTATTACAGCAGCAGCACAGGCTATTACTATGATGCTGCATCTGGGTGTTATTGCGCTGCATCTACAGGAACCTGgtatttctttttgtgtttttctttcaTTCACAATCAATTAATGTTTCTTTCTGTGTGTCTGACCACTTTTTTGTGGGTGCATCAACTTGCTTTCTAGTATGGTTCCCTTTTGGTTAGTATGCTTGTGGTAATTACAGTATGACCTGCTTAGAGGAATCGTATACCGTGGAATAATTATGATGTGGATGAAGTTATCATGTTCACGTTGGCGTTATCCAAATAGGGGAGTAGATCATGGTAGTTAGGATTGGATCCTTGAATCTTTGTAGCGAGTTTGTTATTTCTTAGTGTAGTTCTGGTTATCCGGGAATGATCCGAGGTTCATTGCAGTCATTTTCGGTTATAGAGGAATTGCTTATTGTTTTATTTCACAGTGATTTTTCATTGGGTTGCGTTGTAATGTTAATCTAATTGCATCATCATGATAAAGTGGATAAGCGTGATTCCAGGTTTACTGCCAGTTGCTCTCAATTGCTAGCCTGTTATTTTTTTTACATGTAACATGTGTCCACTTATAACCATTGTAATAAAAGATGTACCCCATATATAATAAGGGTGTATCCCATATGAAAAGTAGCTTGATTGTAGGCAAGTAATCACTGACCACTGCTAGTGAAGCATCCATACCTAATTACCTCAAGCATCCCAGTATCCCTGAGCATTTCAGCTCGAGTTGTTTTTTGTTTCTAGTTTGATGCATGTCCAGTTGACCATAGAACTGCAGAATGCGTCCAACAAAGCTTTTGACACAAGAAATATCCAGAACGTAAGGGAAAACTAGCTTTGTCAGTTTGAACAGGACACACTGGTTTGTGGAAACGAGTACCAGATCCAAACCGTGCTGTTACCATAATCTCGTGTAACTGAGTGATGGATATGCTGGCTCTGCAATTTTCCATTTATAGAACAAAGTTGCTTGTCGGCATCCATATCATATAACTGCAGTATTTTCGTAGTTGATATACCATATGACTGAGTCCTTGCTGCAGGTCTCTGAATGCTGGCAGTATCTGTGCTGATGTGCTATATGGTATTTGCAGGTACTCGTACGATGAACAATCAGGCACATACACAGAAATGCACGGCGAACAAACCGGCATGCACAAAGAAGTAGAGGGAGAGGGGGTCAAGGAGTAGACGAGGTGTAACAGTTTGCCCCCAAGATAGGTGGTTTCTACTCCCCAGTGTTTTGTTGATGCGGTGTAGCTTCAGTATGCAGTAGAGCTGTAGAGGCCCCCTGGATCTCAACTATCATGTTGACGAGGAAAAGAGCTGGTTACTGATGATTGTAGGATGTTAATTGAAGTTCATGCGATCATCCACGGAGCGTTTGCCCAGTTATGAGTTGTCGTTTTTCTCTAACCATTTGCCGACTGGCCCACCATGTTCATGCAGAAAGGAAACCTGTAACATGTGTTATGATACATCGCCCTTTGTGAAATTGGAACCTCACTGTAACTTGTTGGACCATATACGTAGAAGTAGGATGATAGTTGGTCCTGATTGAAGTTGCTTTGACAGAGAAGGTTTTGTAGCGCTGAATGTTGCGTACTTGGCATACCACGAGCACTTAATTTTCTCTTCGTTGCTCTATGCACCTGAGTTTCCCACATGGAAATTCCACTTTTTTTGTTAATACATAATCAGGACTAATggcatgtatgtatatatatatatatatatatatatatgtatgtatgtatgtatgtatatatatatatatgtgtgaaaAAGCATGTAGAATTGTGGCTGCTTAGGGAGATGCAGCTCGTGACCAAATCGAACGGAGATCCGATGGAACATTCCGAGAAGAGTTGGTTATTCGCAAGGCCAAGCGCTGGCCGTCGTAGTCGCCCAGTTTCATGACAGAATTTATCATTCGTGTGTGGTACTCCTTCAtctcataatgtaagatgttttaaaaaaatgttgtacattaatgagacggagggagtagaaactaGTAAGCGCGAGTGTTTTCATGCGGCTTGCTAGCTCGATAATTTTACTACTAATACCTCGTAGGAATATACTCGCAAACGATACCGTATGCGCATTTTCAGCATTCGATATGCAGGATATAGGAGGATGTCAACTGTAATGCTTGGCATAAGACACGTATACCATCTGCACCAGATCCGGGTAAAACATCCATCTGTCAGATCGGTCAATAGATATTTGTGGTTACCTTTTTGCACCGGTGAGTCAAAGTCAAAACCCCATCTTGTGTTCACACGCAGCATGTACGTGCAGCTGCTACAGTCAGTTACTGCTAGCCGAAGAGGATGCATGCAAGTTGCGACAACTAGTACTCCTAGCCAGCTACAGGATCCAGCCTGCGTTCACACGATCGTAGTAGTACCCCTatttttttttcatggtaatacgtgtcaTTTATGTCGTAAGGGTCATAGTACAAGTCACGTACGTACCgacctgacaaaactgaaaagacagcagaacgctagcctttgcacacaggaacaccagccaagaagtaaaattataaacaagactgaagaatcctctgagcttgacaccaacgacCGTCACCTGTCTCtggcaccaccatagcagccaccaaaAGAGAAAATGACGGGTCACCTccacacccgagctcgacgcggctccatcgctgatatgcagctttgcggacctccaaggtggctcgccaATAAAGGCGAaaccattgccgttgaacgaatcagaccggggcaacaccccggacacgtcatcgaactccagatctggcactcCCCAACTAAGACGttggaggaggaaaccatacctgcctgccacgaaccacgaacccagatCCACCATctttcagatgtcgtcgatgcagaccacaatctgcatccgctcctgaactacctcccaagctccacgccgGCGCTGGAGCAAACGTCATCGCAACAACGGAGCccaaggacacaggtccaccacgaggatgccgccgctgccgcaccatcCTCGCTTGAACAGTCTGGTTTCCAAATCCACCCCAAAAGCAGATCGCTTTGTTGGGAAAGGATCTGAAGATTTATTagtcggcgccgccatcaccatagCCGAAGCCATGACGATGAACAACCCAAAATCCTAAAAAACTAATACCTAAATCAATCCACACGCGCAGATCCGGCGGCTCCCCTCACCATCGAGACCGAGGTCGTCAgcagaggggagccgccggaggacggcggCGAAGGAAGGCGGCCCTGGCGGCACGAGGCGAGATCGCCTTTCTTTCTTCTCCTCGAAGAAAGAAAACGCTGCTAGCTGCTAGTAGTACCCCTATACGTGCAGCTGCTCTTAGCCACAGGAGGATCTACTCGAGTACCGTATCCAAACTGTCGCGTCTCATGGATGAACTACACGTACGCCTTGATATCCAAAAGACCCTTCCATCGGTTCTCACACGTGCAAGTGCAAGTCAAGTCAAGGCTCGCCCGTGCAAGCTCCGAGACCAGTACTAGTATACGTCCGATCTGACACCTGCCCGACAAAACATATGGAGACGTATACATACACGTACGCACGCATGCACGCACGCATGAAATCAAGCGTGACCATGCACCAAAGACGACTACCGGACAGACAAATTGACGCATATGTTGGTCAGAGCGCGCGAGCAAGGCCGGTCTTGGTCGATGGGGCGAGCTCACATGAACCACGTCCGGATACGGAAACAGCCACGCCgcacgcgtgcgtgcgtgcgtacgtGCGCGCAAGCTACCTAGCTCCATCTTCTTGCATTCGGTTGTACGTACGCGTGACCCGGATCGGCTCTGTTATACGTACCTAGCTCCACGAATCCGTTCCAAGCTCGCACCCGTGATGCCCGGATACGGTGCGCAGAAGAGTGTGCCATCTCCGTACCCCGATCCCCTCATACAATTCCAACACTCCAGACCAACGGATGATTTGACCACCGGCCGTGCATGATCGAGCAATGCCTAGCAAGCTGCGTATAAATACGGAGCTTGCATTCTTAGCATGCACCTTTATTATCCGAACCTATATACAGTTCCGATAGACGACCGACCAGAGCAACGGAGTGCAGCGGCGGTTGCTACTACTAAGACTACGACGATGTGCGCCACCGAGGAAGAGAACAAGCAGCACGGCCGTACGCTTGGGGCGGCGGCGAGCAAGGGCGGGCCGTCCGTCGAGGCGCTGGCCATGGCCGGCGCACGCCGCTGCATGCCGGCGGCGGCGTGCTGCTCCGAGCCCGACCacgtcgaggacgacgacgccgccaCGCCGCCGGAGCACCTGCGCGCCTTCGAGGCGTTCCTGGAGGAGGTCGTGCCGGTGGGCATGATCATGGCGTCGCGGCGGGAGGAGGAAGCGCGCCTCCGTCGTGGCGGGAAGCCGCGGAGCTACGACGACGACGTCAAGGAGAAGCTCAAGCTGTGGGCCAGGGCAGTGGCCAGGGAGACCACGGGAGGAAGGAGATGAGTTGTAGAGTGGCTACACGTACACGTGCGTGCAATTAGGACTCATGATTCAATTTGTTTCTTCGTGGAGCTAAAAATAGCTAAGCTAAGTTACGCCAAAAAGGAGAGCTAGCTAGGTTCTGTTCAATTCGTTCTGTTGATGACTTTGTAATTGTTATGTCTGTCTGCACATACACGGCCAGTGACATTCTATGGGAATTGTTAAAAGTATAGTACTCCAGTGTTCTTTGATCAAGAGGGTAAGAATTTGAGTACTCCTCTATAACACAACAATTCCTAGACACCACAAAGAAATATAGGACGTGCATGGTTTGTGGTCTGCATGAGCGTGGCTCGTTTAACCTCACGTagtattttcctttttctcttatacactacgtaaagaaatataaaatttTAGATCAATAaaaatcttatatttctttacacagGGAGTATTTAGTATCGACCTAGGTCATCTCTACTATATATTTAGTATCGATCAATAAAATACTATCTTATATCTTCTACATAAAGTATACTACTGGATTTGTATTTGACAAAAGAGGTTTTCTAGGGTACATTTTTTGACTTGGTATCCAGTTTATATTTTATTATTTTTGCGAATGACATTTTACTAGTTAAAATATGgtcaatttttgattttttttaatgaaATCCAATAAACCAGGACAAAGCAAGTACCTAAAACAATCAAAAGTTGGCCTTGGGGG encodes the following:
- the LOC123103618 gene encoding protein ALP1-like translates to MVDEFRGRKSYPSQNVLAVVDFDLRFTYVLAGWEGSAHDSLVLKDALTRPGGLKIPEGKYFLADAGYAARPGILPPYRGVRYHLNEFAGDRDPIAPKELFNHRHSSLRTTVERAFGTLKSRFKILTQRPFIPIKSQIKVVVACCALHNWILENGPDDYVVDEATWYANLPRSSGRVRDQEADIREWAAKRDLIAQQMWTDRESARDNEADAIPA